Proteins found in one Gopherus flavomarginatus isolate rGopFla2 chromosome 18, rGopFla2.mat.asm, whole genome shotgun sequence genomic segment:
- the LOC127036872 gene encoding testis-specific Y-encoded-like protein 1, producing the protein MSGDGGVPRTAPPSPAAKRRRPDPLLKETEAAQALTQLTAWRGLETAGRQGAPAAQGDLETAATGLAPPAGEGGLKTATPLRGSLDTVGSGQGSLEAVANGKGSPNTASGRKGSQETSEGERSPKSAAGGKRRLETATELGSLETDAAEEKGILETTATKMGSLDTDAAEGKGGLETPATKTGRLDTAATEGKRVLETIATKMGRLDTTAAEEKGGLETPATKTGRLDTTATEGKGVLETPATKTGRLDTTTTAGKGGLEAADGREGRRKRRAEEECSIISVGEEEEEEEEGAEAARPALDTEKYLEALEAVQLELEAVNEQAGCAFRILRAKFGHMRRPHLERRNRIIQNIPGFWVSAFLNHPQLSAMISDRDEDALSYMTNLQVEELTHTKSGCKIKFYFSGNPYFQNEVIVKEFQPASSGRLVSHSTPIRWWRGQDPRAHGCKSPEMGRSFFSWFGDHSFPAGDRIAEIIKEDLWPNPLQYYLMGENGGAGDDSGTEHGDDCVVIVDDEGEEDEVQEIMDEEEDGKEGSTAEELTAESAGPGSEPEEDG; encoded by the exons ATGAGCGGGGACGGGGGGGTCCCCCGGACCGCACCACCCTCCCCGGCCGCCAAGCGCCGCCGCCCGGACCCGCTGCTGAAGGAGACCGAGGCCGCCCAGGCGCTGACCCAGCTGACGGCCTGGAGGGGCCTGGAAACAGCCGGGCGGCAGGGGGCGCCCGCGGCCCAGGGGGACCTGGAAACTGCCGCCACCGGgctggcgccccctgctggggaggggggcctgAAAACTGCCACCCCCCTGCGGGGCAGCCTAGACACCGTTGGCAGCGGGCAGGGGAGCCTCGAGGCTGTCGCCAATGGGAAGGGGAGCCCCAACACCGCCAGTGGCAGGAAGGGGAGCCAAGAAACttctgagggggagaggagccccaaAAGTGCGGCTGGAGGGAAGAGGAGACTTGAGACTGCCACTGAGTTGGGGAGCCTTGAAACTGATGCTGCTGAGGAGAAGGGCATCCTGGAAACCACTGCCACAAAGATGGGGAGCCTGGACACTGACGCTGCTGAG GGGAAGGGAGGCCTGGAAACCCCAGCTACAAAGACAGGGAGGCTTGACACCGCCGCCACtgaggggaagagggtcctggaaACCATAGCTACAAAGATGGGGAGGCTAGACACCACCGCTGCTGAGGAGAAGGGAGGCCTGGAAACCCCAGCTACAAAGACAGGGAGGCTTGACACCACCGCCACTGAGGGGAAGGGGGTCCTGGAAACCCCAGCTACAAAGACAGGGAGGCTTGACACCACTACCACTGCGGGGAAGGGAGGCCTGGAAGCTGCTGACGGCCGGGAGGGGCGGAGGAAGAGGAGGGCGGAGGAGGAGTGCTCCATCATctcggtgggggaggaggaggaggaggaggaggagggggccgaGGCGGCCCGGCCAGCCCTGGACACAGAGAAGTACCTGGAGGCGCTGGAGGCGGTGCAGCTGGAGCTGGAGGCGGTGAATGAGCAGGCCGGCTGCGCCTTCCGCATCCTCAGGGCCAAGTTCGGCCACATGCGCCGGCCCCACCTCGAGCGCCGCAACCGCATCATCCAGAACATCCCCGGCTTCTGGGTCAGCGCC TTCCTCAATCACCCCCAGTTGTCGGCCATGATCAGCGACCGCGACGAGGACGCCCTGAGCTACATGACCAACCTGCAA GTGGAGGAGTTGACTCACACCAAGTCGGGGTGTAAGATCAAGTTCTACTTCAGCGGGAACCCCTACTTCCAGAACGAGGTGATCGTCAAGGAGTTCCAGCCGGCCTCCTCAG GCAGGCTGGTGTCGCACTCCACCCCCATCCGCTGGTGGCGGGGCCAGGACCCCCGTGCCCACGGCTGCAAGAGCCCCGAGATGGGGCGCAGCTTCTTCAGCTGGTTCGGGGACCACAGCTTCCCTGCCGGCGACCGCATCGCTGAG ATCATCAAGGAGGACCTCTGGCCCAATCCCCTGCAGTACTATCTGATGGGTGAGAACGGGGGCGCCGGGGACGACAG TGGGACGGAGCACGGGGATGACTGCGTGGTGATCGTGGACGACGAGGGGGAGGAGGACGAGGTGCAGGAAATCatggacgaggaagaggatggcaAGGAAG
- the LOC127036873 gene encoding uncharacterized protein LOC127036873 encodes MGQPHSQHAPGHGQEPLSQHAMGQPHSQHAMGHGQEPLSQHAPGHSEEALSQHAMGQPLSQHAPGHGQGGPSQHPPGHGQEPLSQHAMGHSEEPLSQHAMGHSEEALSQHAMGHGQEPLSQHAAGVRRVLFADALGLPLTRLRRYRPWPPPSPESPPEILPPIGQLPPMPYLLPAFVLPPAGQGEPERLARLRQAMVELEEVLAPGPGEPWLLRGTVRVLNVTYRKAVHVRATRDRWRTYRDHPARYVPGGSPDGGLSDRFAFCLPFGPGQPEEQGEEEEEADARLDFVIRYQTDEGIYWANNQGRNYSVVMKGLAPPRVPPRTARQDSAAPQLKSCMRLERMRLCEEPSHEDTPNPARKEEGSPEREMRRDSPSASTGQVPELLVAPMSPETEPPARDLPVPLAESPQPAEAPWGVHGPEAGSLGPGASFSAAGLVEQAELWRAEEDAVDLELEQLYLSHLSRLRAEELGGAGEQPGGMEASGFPPAWLPTLRLSVLSDRDLVVGWAGPERALNSSLAQEITLRYASPPAGPGRDSPPALLEGGVREAGPGGALRLLAPAAVVVPARTAAPARGGWGGPRGLGSGPQRPGEPWEEVPSCPTCLGQALTRSLLVLGLVVVLPVVLSGCLPAAAVTLYVVLMWRQRDVSVQPPEGLAFVWLIHRVVRSHSTSEPPSYTLCRPVAQEPGTRVPAGERADPDCNRFDLLEAAAVLKRADSESLRIERGQGIRWRRDPAPWMSSRPRSGAAVKTTVHEHVHVSAAVRMTVDVSVRAAVRMGVHECNRVAAATTVHVSIRVAVGMGVHERVCVCAAVRTGVHERVSIRVAVGTGVHERVCEARPRGHGPPPLAGQLVMANASEADELGLPGPPAASTYAKLLLLALIICVSLAGNLALALLVLKERGLHRAPYYFLLDLCLADAVRAAVCFPFVLVSIRHGSAWTHSPLSCKVVAFLAVLFCFHAAFLLFCISVTRYMAVAHHRFYAKRMTLWTCVAIICMVWTLSVAMAFPPVFDVGTYKFIREEDQCIFEHRYFKANDTLGFMLMLAVLVGATHAVYGKLLCFEYRHRKMKPVQMVPAISQNWTFHGPGATGQAAANWIAGFGRGPMPPTLLGVRQNGHAANRRLLSMEEFKAEKRLGKMFYVITVLFLLLWSPYIVACYWRVFVKACSIPPRYLATAVWMSFAQAAVNPIVCFLLNKELKKGLAARVPCCRTEPPLPREPYCVM; translated from the exons ATggggcagccccactcccagcatgcCCCGGGGCACGGCCAGGAGCCGCTCTCCCAGCATGCCATggggcagccccactcccagcatgcAATGGGGCACGGCCAGGAGCCGCTCTCCCAGCATGCCCCGGGGCACAGCGAAGAGGCGCTCTCCCAGCATGCCATGGGGCAGCCCCTCTCCCAGCATGCCCCGGGGCACGGCCAAGGGGGACCTTCCCAGCATCCCCCGGGGCACGGCCAGGAGCCACTCTCCCAGCATGCCATGGGGCACAGCGAAGAGCCGCTCTCCCAGCATGCCATGGGGCACAGCGAAGAGGCACTCTCCCAGCATGCCATGGGGCATGGCCAGGAGCCGCTCTCCCAGCATGCAGCGGGAGTGCGCCGGGTGCTGTTCGCTGATGCCCTGGGCTTGCCCTTGACCCGCCTGCGGCGCTACCGGCCCTGGCCACCCCCCTCTCCCGAATCGCCCCCCGAGATACTGCCCCCCATCGGCCAGCTGCCCCCCATGCCCTACCTCCTGCCCGCCTTCGTGCTGCCCCCGGCGGGGCAGGGCGAGCCGGAGCGGCTGGCGAGGCTGCGCCAGGCCATGGTGGAGCTGGAGGAGGTGCTGGCGCCGGGGCCGGGCGAGCCGTGGCTGCTACGGGGCACCGTGCGGGTACTGAACGTGACCTACCGCAAAGCCGTCCACGTGCGGGCCACCCGGGACCGCTGGCGCACCTACCGCGACCACCCTGCCCGCTACGTGCCGGGGGGCTCGCCCGACGGGGGGCTGAGCGACCGCTTCGCCTTCTGCCTGCCCTTCGGCCCGGGCCAGCCGGAGGagcagggcgaggaggaggaggaggccgaCGCCCGCCTGGATTTCGTGATCCGGTACCAGACCGACGAGGGCATCTACTGGGCCAATAACCAGGGCAGGAACTACAGCGTGGTGATGAAGGGCCTGGCGCCCCCCCGGGTGCCCCCCAGGACCGCCCGCCAGGACAGCGCCGCGCCGCAACTGAAGAGTTGCATGAGGCTGGAGAGGATGAG GCTGTGCGAGGAGCCAAGCCATGAAGACACACCTAATCCTGCCCGCAAGGAAG aaggGAGCCCTGAGAGGGAGATGCGAAGAGACTCGCCCTCAGCTTCCACGGGACAG GTCCCAGAGCTGCTGGTCGCCCCCATGTCCCCGGAGACGGAGCCGCCTGCCAGGGATCTCCCGGTGCCCTTGGCTGAGTCCCCGCAGCCGGCCGAGGCCCCATGGGGTGTCCATGGGCCTGAGGCCGGCTCTCTCGGGCCGGGGGCCTCGTTCTCGGCGGCTGGCCTGGTAGAGCAGGCTGAGCTCTGGCGGGCGGAGGAGGACGCCGTGGACTTGGAGCTGGAGCAGCTTTATCTCTCCCACCTCAGCCGGCTGCGGGCGGAGGAGCTGGGGGGCGCCGGGGAGCAGCCGGGGGGCATGGAGGCGTCTGGCTTCCCCCCGGCCTGGCTGCCCACCCTGCGCCTGAGTGTGCTGAGCGACCGGGACCTGGTGGTCGGCTGGGCTGGGCCGGAGCGGGCTCTGAACAGCTCCCTGGCCCAGGAGATCACCCTGCGCTATGCCAGCCCGCCCGCCGGCCCGGGGCGCGACAGTCCCCCGGCGCTGCTGGAGGGGGGGGTCCGGGAAGCCGGCCCGGGGGGGGCCCTGCGGCTGCTGGCGCCGGCCGCCGTGGTGGTGCCAGCACGAACAGCAGCCCCGGcacgggggggctggggagggcccAGGGGCCTGGGGTCAGGCCCACAGCGGCCAGGGGAGCCCTGGGAGGAGGTGCCCAGCTGCCCCACGTGCCTGGGGCAGGCCCTGACCCGTTCCCTGCTGGTTCTCGGTCTCGTGGTCGTCCTGCCCGTGGTCCTCAGCGGCTGCCTGCCGGCCGCAGCCGTCACCCTGTATGTGGTTCTCATGTGGCGCCAG CGGGACGTTTCGGTCCAGCCGCCGGAGGGGCTGGCGTTCGTCTGGCTGATTCACCGTGTGGTGAGGTCCCACAGCACGTCGGAGCCACCCAGCTACACGCTCTGCCGCCCCGTGGCCCAGGAG CCGGGAACCCGGGTTCCCGCTGGGGAGCGAGCCGATCCGGATTGCAATCGGTTCGATCTGCTGGAGGCGGCGGCTGTGCTGAAGAGGGCAGATTCGGAGTCACTCCGGATTGAGCGGGGGCAGGGGATCCGCTggaggagagacccagccccttGGATGTCATCGAGGCCCCGATCCGG tgcgGCTGTGAAGACGACTGTACACGAGCATGTCCATGTTAGCGCGGCTGTGAGGATGACTGTGGATGTCAGCGTCAGGGCGGCTGTGAGGATGGGTGTACATGAGTGTAACCGTGTCGCTGCGGCT ACGACTGTGCATGTCAGCATCAGGGTGGCTGTGGGGATGGGTGTACACGAGCGTGTCTGTGTCTGTGCGGCTGTGAGGACGGGTGTACACGAGCGTGTCAGCATCAGGGTGGCTGTGGGGACAGGTGTACATGAGCGTGTCTGTGAGGCT aGGCCCCGGGGCCATGGGCCGCCCCCGCTAGCCGGCCAGCTGGTGATGGCCAACGCCAGCGAGGCGGACGAGCTGGGCCTGCCGGGCCCCCCAGCGGCCTCCACCTacgccaagctgctgctgctggcactgaTCATCTGCGTGAGCCTGGCGGGCAACCTGGCCCTGGCGCTGCTGGTGCTGAAGGAGCGGGGGCTGCACCGGGCCCCCTACTACTTCCTGCTGGACCTGTGCCTGGCCGATGCCGTGCGGGCGGCCGTCTGCTTCCCCTTCGTCCTGGTCTCCATCCGCCACGGCTCGGCCTGGACCCACAGCCCGCTCAGCTGCAAGGTGGTGGCCTTCCTGGCCGTCCTCTTCTGCTTTCACGctgccttcctcctcttctgcatcAGCGTCACCCGGTACATGGCCGTGGCTCACCACCGCTTCTACGCCAAGCGCATGACCCTGTGGACGTGCGTGGCCATCATCTGCATGGTGTGGACCCTCTCGGTGGCCATGGCCTTCCCGCCCGTCTTCGACGTGGGCACCTACAAGTTCATCCGGGAGGAGGACCAGTGCATCTTCGAGCACCGGTACTTCAAGGCCAACGACACGCTGGGTTTCATGCTCATGCTGGCCGTGCTGGTGGGGGCCACCCACGCCGTGTACGGGAAGCTGCTCTGCTTCGAGTACCGCCACCGCAAGATGAAGCCGGTGCAGATGGTGCCGGCCATCAGCCAGAACTGGACGTTCCACGGGCCGGGCGCCACCGGCCAGGCGGCCGCCAACTGGATCGCCGGCTTCGGCCGGGGCCCCATGCCGCCCACGCTGCTAGGCGTCCGGCAGAACGGCCATGCCGCCAACCGCCGGCTGCTGAGCATGGAGGAGTTCAAGGCGGAGAAGCGGCTGGGGAAGATGTTCTACGTCATCaccgtcctcttcctcctcctttggtCGCCCTACATCGTGGCCTGCTACTGGCGGGTCTTCGTCAAGGCCTGCAGCATCCCGCCCCGCTACCTGGCCACCGCTGTCTGGATGAGCTTCGCCCAGGCCGCCGTCAACCCCATCGTCTGCTTCCTGCTCAACAAGGAGCTCAAGAAGGGGCTGGCGGCCCGTGTGCCCTGCTGCAGGACAGAGccccccctgccccgggagcCATACTGTGTCATGTGA